In one Janibacter cremeus genomic region, the following are encoded:
- the sodN gene encoding superoxide dismutase, Ni, with translation MRLRDIFQITEVSAHCDLPCGVYDPAQARIEAESVKMIIQKANESDDPDFRARAIVIKEERSELVKHHLWVLWTDYFKPPHFDKYPQLHVLVNEATKLAGASGTKGTFDEGKADELLAKIAEIDKIFWETKQG, from the coding sequence ATGCGTCTTCGCGACATCTTCCAGATCACCGAGGTCAGCGCCCACTGCGACCTCCCCTGCGGTGTGTACGACCCCGCGCAGGCTCGCATCGAGGCCGAGTCGGTCAAGATGATCATCCAGAAGGCCAACGAGAGCGACGACCCGGACTTCCGCGCCCGCGCGATCGTCATCAAGGAGGAGCGCTCCGAGCTGGTCAAGCACCACCTGTGGGTGCTGTGGACGGACTACTTCAAGCCGCCGCACTTCGATAAGTACCCGCAGCTGCACGTGCTGGTCAACGAGGCCACCAAGCTCGCCGGCGCCTCCGGCACCAAGGGCACCTTCGACGAGGGCAAGGCCGACGAGCTCCTCGCCAAGATCGCCGAGATCGACAAGATCTTCTGGGAGACCAAGCAGGGCTGA
- a CDS encoding S24 family peptidase yields MIRPGLARVVGASMEPTLHEGDLLLVLWGARARVGSLAIVRLPRDAHGMPRPVSVKRVTGTDPADPDRWWIEGDNPGVGVDSWLVGSLPRSAVLARVVLRIPCRRASFT; encoded by the coding sequence ATGATCCGTCCGGGCCTGGCACGCGTCGTCGGAGCCTCCATGGAGCCGACCCTGCACGAGGGCGACCTGCTGCTCGTGCTCTGGGGCGCCCGGGCGCGGGTCGGCTCGCTGGCGATCGTGCGGCTCCCCCGCGACGCGCACGGCATGCCGCGACCGGTGTCGGTCAAGCGCGTCACCGGCACCGACCCGGCGGACCCGGACCGGTGGTGGATCGAGGGGGACAACCCCGGCGTCGGCGTGGACTCGTGGCTCGTGGGCTCCCTCCCCCGCTCGGCGGTCCTCGCCCGGGTTGTACTGCGAATACCTTGCAGGAGAGCCTCCTTCACGTGA